A part of Cotesia glomerata isolate CgM1 linkage group LG4, MPM_Cglom_v2.3, whole genome shotgun sequence genomic DNA contains:
- the LOC123264250 gene encoding nucleolar transcription factor 1-like isoform X1: MTKIRKVKRRQKYKVDVNRKRLRNKLRKKPNIQCDQIKNAWEDKKSIRRNLSQMGLAYDANQLFKVPSNKTQIIKAVKSLESPEEEEEIQKDRPKSKKPDKKIKKNVAMELEAEARAPRERKFRVPQNQVIFVTYMMDKYGEDYEAMARDKKNYYQLTWRQIRKQINVFKGVPEQYAEYLVKKGEIVLDDPEPLEVTKKKISEENVRKFNLPQPGSKRQMKKNKKTTKEWIEEEVRREEEKNHDDFEDAADDADGLEDIHIDGQDKGGKKIQLFSDDDDDDDDDDDDDDDEDDDQPEKKKKKKMDDSDSDSPGELEDDQDGEFVSLSDMSDQELSEDDDAELSSDSE; this comes from the coding sequence tgatcaaataaaaaatgcctgggaagataaaaaatcaatccGCCGAAATTTATCACAAATGGGTCTGGCCTACGAcgcaaatcaattatttaaagtacCCAGCAATAAAACGCAAATAATCAAAGCCGTAAAATCCTTGGAATCCcctgaagaagaagaagaaatccAAAAAGACAGACCAAAATCCAAAAAaccagataaaaaaataaaaaaaaatgtagcgATGGAACTGGAAGCGGAGGCGCGCGCCCCGAGGGAGCGGAAATTCCGCGTTCCCCAGAACCAGGTAATTTTCGTGACCTACATGATGGACAAGTACGGCGAAGACTACGAAGCGATGGCCAGAGACAAGAAGAACTACTACCAGTTGACCTGGAGGCAGATCAGGAAGCAGATCAATGTCTTCAAAGGAGTTCCCGAGCAATACGCGGAGTATCTGGTGAAGAAAGGGGAGATTGTGCTGGACGACCCGGAGCCTCTGGAGGTCACCAAGAAGAAGATCAGTGAGGAGAACGTCAGAAAGTTCAACCTGCCTCAGCCTGGAAGCAAGAGGCAGATGAAGAAGAATAAGAAGACGACCAAGGAATGGATTGAGGAAGAAGTCAGGAGGGAGGAAGAAAAGAATCATGATGATTTTGAAGATGCTGCTGATGATGCTGATGGCTTGGAAGATATTCATATTGATGGTCAGGACAAGGGAGGCAAGAAGATCCAATTGTTctctgatgatgatgatgatgatgatgatgatgatgatgatgatgatgatgaagatgatgatcagccagaaaagaaaaagaagaagaaaatggATGACAGTGATAGTGACTCACCAGGCGAGTTAGAGGACGACCAGGATGGAGAATTTGTCAGCCTGAGTGATATGAGCGACCAAGAGCTCTCTGAAGATGACGATGCTGAATTGTCGAGTGACTCTGAGtga